In Rutidosis leptorrhynchoides isolate AG116_Rl617_1_P2 chromosome 2, CSIRO_AGI_Rlap_v1, whole genome shotgun sequence, one genomic interval encodes:
- the LOC139891106 gene encoding proton pump-interactor 1-like, translating into MAIDGVESALPHVPVENGKKESIVNGHVTENESGTHVSESVRVETAQEVSLPKDAVDEWPEAKKLHSIYFVKYRTVEDQNVKAKLEQADKELKKLNSARDPITEKLRAKRTERAQVIGQLKALVEEKNHFRNIMDGKRKEIEPLQQALGKLRGPRDANRDKGGYICSSEAELNDVIKSLQYRIQHESNTLTEEKQIIREIKQLEGTRDKVIANAAMRAEVQKSVGEKDAIQDQVKSIGVDLDGARKDQQAIKAKVKTLEAEKEAINVEIASLESELNMVIEKRDKVYDKIRELRNKREEGNTCFYQNRSLLNDARRLAANKDVNALKELSTSEVDKFISEWTRSKAFREDYEKRILVSLDMRQLSKDGRMRNPEEKPLIEPVLPAPVPVEPEVVAKPKAKQPKEDPVPAVVLLPAEKEKDNKKTKDAADGTVKGKKDKPVVEDEEEEVFKVEKKPVEVEVVDESKLKEIKREEEIAKAKQALERKKKLAEKAAAKAQKKAEKEAEKKLKDKEKKEKKKMQASAPAVEVAQEAMVEEVAGDQEEEKVEEKVKAATIKNQERKENVRVRVRGGNRGKGPESISKVILKRKKSNNYMYYYAAGAAAIIVVLLAVGYNLYA; encoded by the exons ATGGCTATTGATGGTGTTGAGTCTGCGTTGCCCCATGTGCCAGTCGAAAACGGGAAGAAAGAGAGCATTGTTAACGGGCATGTAACCGAAAACGAATCCGGTACTCATGTTAGCGAGTCGGTTCGTGTAGAAACCGCACAGGAGGTCAGCTTGCCTAAAGATGCAGTTGATGAGTGGCCCGAAGCAAAAAAGCTTCACTCGATTTATTTTGTTAAATACCGAACAGTTGAAGACCAAAATGTGAAAGCTAAACTCGAACAGGCTGATAAGGAGCTTAAAAAGCTTAATTCAGCTCGTGATCCAATCACTGAGAAGCTGAGGGCTAAAAGG ACTGAACGAGCACAAGTAATTGGTCAATTGAAGGCTCTTGTTGAAGAGAAAAACCATTTTAGAAATATAATGGATGGTAAGAGAAAAGAAATCGAGCCTCTGCAGCAGGCATTGGGCAAGTTGCGGGGCCCAAGGGATGCTAATAGAGACAAGGGAGGTTACATATGCTCATCTGAGGCAGAGCTTAATGATGTT ATCAAGAGTTTGCAATATCGCATTCAACATGAAAGTAATACCCTAACTGAGGAAAAACAAATCATTAGAGAAATCAAACAACTTGAAGGAACAAGGGATAAAGTTATCGCAAATGCTGCGATGAGGGCTGAAGTTCAGAAATCTGTTGGTGAAAAAGATGCCATTCAAGACCAGGTCAAA AGCATTGGTGTGGATCTTGATGGGGCCCGCAAAGATCAACAAGCTATTAAGGCGAAAGTCAAGACACTTGAGGCTGAGAAAGAGGCCATAAACGTTGAAATTGCTTCTTTAGAGTCGGAATTGAATATGGTTATCGAGAAAAGGGATAAGGTTTATGATAAGATTCGCGAGTTGAGGAATAAACGTGAAGAAGGG AATACATGCTTTTATCAAAACCGCTCGCTCTTGAACGATGCACGAAGGTTGGCTGCAAATAAGGACGTTAACGCCCTTAAAGAGCTTTCTACATCCGAG GTTGACAAGTTCATATCAGAATGGACCCGTAGTAAAGCGTTTAGGGAAGATTATGAGAAAAGAATATTGGTATCCCTCGACATGCGCCAGCTCAGCAAAGATGGACGTATGCGTAATCCTGAAGAGAAGCCCTTGATTGAACCAGTATTACCGGCGCCTGTTCCGGTTGAACCCGAGGTTGTAGCGAAACCGAAAGCGAAACAACCGAAGGAAGATCCGGTTCCTGCTGTTGTTTTACTGCCAGCCGAGAAAGAAAAAGACAATAAAAAGACGAAAGATGCTGCGGATGGAACGGTAAAAGGTAAAAAAGACAAACCGGTAGTTGAAGACGAGGAAGAGGAAGTTTTTAAGGTGGAGAAAAAACCCGTGGAAGTCGAAGTTGTTGATGAGTCGAAGTTGAAAGAGATAAAGAGGGAAGAGGAGATTGCAAAAGCTAAACAAGCTTTAGAACGGAAGAAAAAGCTCGCCGAAAAAGCTGCAGCGAAAGCTCAAAAGAAAGCCGAGAAGGAAGCTGAGAAGAAGCTTAAG GATAAGGAAAAGAAAGAGAAGAAGAAAATGCAGGCTTCTGCGCCAGCTGTCGAGGTTGCGCAGGAAGCAATGGTGGAGGAGGTTGCAGGGGATCAGGAGGAAGAAAAGGTTGAAGAAAAGGTGAAAGCGGCGACAATAAAAAACCAAGAGAGGAAGGAGAATGTGAGAGTGAGAGTCCGAGGTGGCAACAGAGGAAAGGGACCTGAATCGATTTCGAAGGTGATACTGAAACGTAAGAAGTCAAACAATTACATGTACTACTATGCTGCTGGCGCTGCTGCAATCATTGTTGTGCTATTAGCGGTTGGGTACAACTTGTACGcgtag